In Lates calcarifer isolate ASB-BC8 linkage group LG21, TLL_Latcal_v3, whole genome shotgun sequence, a single window of DNA contains:
- the lrch3 gene encoding LOW QUALITY PROTEIN: DISP complex protein LRCH3 (The sequence of the model RefSeq protein was modified relative to this genomic sequence to represent the inferred CDS: inserted 2 bases in 1 codon) yields the protein MAASVLLGSADNTGLSFTVGGSGGGGGAGNVLIGNNNGLGPAGPAPWNRSLDRALDEASATGCLNLSGRKLKEFPRSAANHDLTDTTRADLSRNRLSELPLEVCLFVSLESLNLYQNCLRSLPDSLLNLQALTYLNLSRNQLPVLPVVVCSLPLKVLIACNNKLVSLPEELGQLRHLTELDVSCNEIQTLPSQVGQLEALRDLNIRRNHLVRLPPELAELPLVRLDFSCNKVTSIPVCYRRLTQLQTIVLDNNPLQTPPAQICIKGKVHIFKYLNLEASKTTPDLPDYDRRPLPFNSCVDELYPGRPYGAXLDSGFNSVDSGDKRWSGNEPSEELSELPQRVAEISRDQRQRPGGGGPLLANGSYVELEQIDFIDSCVEEEEEGRSRGRGGGGGDSSSLSSQFMAYIERRITREGSPVKSSSSRTEDTRRHNRSVVDGVTAPSTSHSQRGGAGSGGVERVRREAQLAALRYDEERQRNRSLQRDVTKHKAAQSPTKSSPDSETVYPSRRSTHTDDSALFMGEDRAALSPTTNHSPSYPSSGGGASCRTASLRPESFLFRLGQKEEKRKGDAAAAPQSQEEAPAAPPLVGEDAELVEQLRKNIEARLKVSLPSDLGAALTDGVVLCHLANHVRPRSVPSIHVPSPAVPKLTMAKCRRNVENFLEACRRIGVPQSQLCLPLHILEERGLPQVAGTVSALLDLAPPRHPITTTTATSSSSSTTPGPSVTM from the exons ATGGCGGCCTCGGTGTTGTTGGGGTCTGCGGACAACACCGGACTCAGCTTCACGGTGGGAGGCAGCGGAGGAGGCGGCGGCGCCGGGAATGTTTTAATCGGGAATAATAATGGACTGGGGCCGGCGGGGCCGGCGCCCTGGAACCGTTCTCTGGACCGGGCGCTGGACGAAGCCTCGGCCACCGGGTGTCTGAACCTCAGCGGCAGGAAGCTGAAGGAGTTCCCCCGGAGCGCCGCCAACCACGACCTGACGGACACCACCAGGGCTG ATCTGTCCCGTAACCGTTTGTCGGAGCTCCCTCTGGAAGTCTGTCTGTTCGTGTCTCTGGAGAGTCTGAACCTGTACCAGAACTGTCTCCGGTCTCTGCCTGACAGTCTGCTCAACCTGCAGGCCCTCACCTACCTGAAcctcag tcgTAACCAGCTCCCGGTCCTCCCTGTCGTGGTCTGCAGTCTCCCTCTGAAGGTCTTGATCGCCTGTAACAACAAACTGGTTTCTCTCCCGGAGGAGCTGGGTCAGCTGAGACACCTCACCGAGCTG GACGTGAGCTGTAATGAGATCCAGACTCTGCCGTCTCAGGTGGGTCAGCTGGAGGCTCTGAGAGACCTGAACATCAGGAGGAACCACCTGGTCAGACTGCCtccag AGCTGGCGGAGCTTCCTCTGGTGCGTCTGGACTTCTCCTGTAACAAAGTGACGTCCATTCCCGTCTGTTACCGGCgcctcacacagctgcagaccATCGTCCTCGACAACAACCCCCTACAGACCCCACCTGCACAG atcTGTATTAAAGGGAAGGTCCACATATTTAAGTACCTGAACCTGGAGGCCAGTAAGACGACCCCTGACCTCCCAGACTACGACAGACGACCTCTGCCCTTCAACTCCTG tgttgatgaGCTGTACCCTGGTCGTCCGTACGGAGC GCTGGACTCAGGCTTCAACAGCGTCGACAGCGGAGACAAGAGGTGGTCAGGGAAcgag CCCTCAGAGGAGCTGTCAGAGCTGCCACAGAGAGTGGCTGAGATcagcagagaccagagacagagaccaggaggaggaggtccaCTGCTGGCTAATGGATCAT ATGTGGAACTGGAGCAGATTGACTTCATAGAcagctgtgtggaggaggaggaggaggggaggagtcgaggaagaggaggaggaggaggagacagcagcagcctgagcTCTCAGTTCATGGCTTACATTGAGAGACGCATCACCAGAGAG ggtTCTCCAGTGAAGAGCAGCTCGTCCAGAACAGAGGACACACGGAGACacaacag gagCGTGGTGGATGGAGTCACAGCACCCTCTACCTCCCACAGTCAG AGAGGAGGTGCAGGGTCAGGaggggtggagagggtgaggagggaggcTCAGCTTGCTGCTCTGAGGTACGACGAGGAGCGACAGAGGAACAGGTCTCTGCAGAGAGACGTTACCAAG cataAAGCAGCTCAGAGTCCAACAAAGTCCAGTCCAGACAGTGAG actgtCTACCCCTCCAGACGCTCCACCCATACCGATGACTCCGCCCTCTTCATG ggaGAGGACCGAGCAGCTCTTTCTCCAACAA CCAATCACTCGCCTTCTTACCCCAGCTCAGGGGGCGGGGCCTCCTGTCGCACCGCCAGCCTCAGGCCAGAGAGTTTCCTGTTTCGTCTTGGccagaaagaagagaagaggaaag gtgacgctgctgctgctcctcagagCCAGGAGGAGGCTCCTGCCGCTCCTCCTCTGGTCGGAGAAGACGCTGAGCTGGTGGAGCAGCTCAGAAAG AACATCGAGGCTCGTCTCAAAGTGTCGCTGCCAAGCGACCTGGGGGCAGCACTGACAGACGGGGTGGTGCTGTGTCACCTGGCCAATCACGTGAGACCACGGTCCGTCCCCAGCATCCACGTTCCCTCCCCCGCTGTG CCTAAACTCACCATGGCCAAATGTCGACGAAATGTAGAGAACTTCCTGGAGGCGTGTCGCAGGATCGGAGTCCCACAG